A genomic window from Diospyros lotus cultivar Yz01 chromosome 2, ASM1463336v1, whole genome shotgun sequence includes:
- the LOC127795113 gene encoding leucine-rich repeat receptor-like serine/threonine/tyrosine-protein kinase SOBIR1 gives MATISGKAHLYLLFLFSLSILAKARLSLLHSDFKALEVVLEDLGTNDPLLNMHNPCKSVGVLCERRISNNSYKLRVTGLVFKSRQLTGFLSPAIGQLSELKELSLPNNHLFDQLPPQLVGCRKLEILNLRNNQFSSKVPQEVSSLVRLRVLDLSSNKLSGDLDFLKHFPNLEQLFLEDNMFSGKVPASIRSFRNLRSFNISGNSFLEGPIPVMKPAEYLSAELTEKAAVPKRYILAENSSTRNRNSAMPPAHSPGPTSNTAQAPGPSATGHKHKKHKRNLGKWIGGFLIGALAGSVCGLVFSVLVKLMLVLIRGRKKDSGPAIFSPLIKKAEDLAFLEKEDGVASLEIIGRGGCGEVFKTLLPGSDGKIIAIKKIIQPPRDAADLTEEDSKLMNKKMRQIKSEIQTVGQIRHRNLLPLLAHVSRPDCHYLVYEFMKNGSLQDMLVQVSDGTRELDWLARHRIAVGVAAGLEYLHMSHNPRIIHRDLKPANILLDDDMEPRIADFGLAKAVPDAYTHVTTSNLAGTVGYIAPEYHQTLKFTDRCDIYSFGVLLGVLVIGKLPSDEFFQHTTEMSLVKWMRNVMTSEDPNKAIDPKLIRNGYEEQMLLVLKIACFCTLDDPKQRPNSKDIRCMLSQIKH, from the coding sequence ATGGCCACCATCTCCGGCAAAGCCCACCtctatcttctttttctcttcagtCTATCCATCTTAGCCAAGGCCAGACTCAGTCTCCTCCATTCAGATTTCAAAGCCCTCGAAGTTGTCCTAGAAGACTTGGGAACCAACGATCCGCTGCTCAATATGCATAATCCATGTAAATCCGTCGGGGTATTATGCGAGCGAAGGATCTCAAACAACTCCTATAAGCTCAGAGTCACCGGACTTGTCTTCAAGTCACGCCAGCTCACCGGGTTTTTGTCGCCGGCAATTGGACAACTCTCCGAGCTAAAAGAGCTCTCCCTCCCAAACAACCACCTCTTTGACCAACTCCCACCTCAACTCGTCGGCTGCCGGAAACTGGAAATTCTGAACCTCCGGAACAACCAATTCTCCAGCAAGGTGCCACAAGAGGTATCATCGTTGGTGCGCCTAAGAGTACTTGACCTCTCCTCTAATAAACTTTCCGGGGACCTGGATTTCTTGAAGCACTTTCCCAACCTTGAGCAACTTTTCCTGGAAGATAACATGTTCTCCGGGAAAGTACCTGCATCAATTCGGTCCTTCAGGAATCTCCGGTCATTTAACATTTCCGGTAACAGTTTTCTTGAAGGCCCCATTCCAGTAATGAAGCCAGCAGAGTACCTATCAGCGGAATTGACAGAGAAGGCGGCGGTTCCAAAGCGCTATATCCTTGCCGAGAATTCCTCTACCAGGAATCGGAATTCTGCAATGCCGCCTGCACACAGTCCTGGCCCAACGAGTAATACAGCTCAAGCTCCAGGGCCATCAGCAACAGGACATAAACACAAAAAACACAAGAGAAATCTGGGGAAGTGGATTGGCGGATTTCTGATTGGAGCCCTGGCTGGAAGTGTTTGCGGGTTGGTCTTCTCAGTGCTTGTCAAGCTAATGCTGGTCTTGATTAGGGGTCGAAAGAAGGACTCGGGTCCAGCAATCTTCAGTCCACTGATCAAGAAAGCAGAGGATTTGGCTTTCCTGGAGAAAGAAGATGGAGTTGCATCACTTGAAATCATTGGAAGAGGTGGATGTGGAGAAGTTTTCAAGACTTTGTTGCCAGGAAGCGATGGCAAGATAATTGCCATAAAGAAGATAATTCAGCCCCCGAGGGATGCTGCAGACCTGACTGAGGAAGACAGCAAGCTTATGAACAAGAAGATGcgtcaaattaaatcagagattCAGACTGTGGGTCAAATACGACACAGAAACCTTCTTCCTCTGCTAGCTCATGTTTCACGACCCGATTGCCATTACCTTGTATATGAGTTTATGAAGAATGGCAGTTTACAAGACATGCTGGTTCAGGTCTCAGATGGAACTAGGGAACTGGATTGGTTGGCACGGCACAGGATTGCAGTGGGGGTGGCAGCTGGTCTTGAGTATCTCCACATGAGCCATAATCCTCGCATAATTCACAGAGATCTTAAGCCAGCAAACATCCTTCTTGATGACGACATGGAACCCAGAATTGCAGATTTTGGGCTCGCAAAGGCAGTGCCAGATGCATACACACATGTTACAACTTCAAATCTGGCAGGAACTGTGGGATACATTGCTCCAGAGTATCATCAGACCTTGAAGTTCACAGACAGGTGTGATATATACAGTTTTGGGGTATTGCTAGGAGTTCTAGTGATTGGTAAACTTCCATCTGATGAGTTTTTCCAACATACAACTGAAATGAGCTTGGTGAAATGGATGAGAAATGTGATGACATCTGAGGATCCAAATAAAGCAATTGACCCTAAGCTGATAAGGAATGGATACGAGGAACAGATGCTCCTCGTTCTTAAGATTGCCTGCTTTTGCACTCTGGACGATCCTAAACAAAGGCCAAACAGCAAGGATATAAGATGCATGTTGTCTCAGATCAAGCATTAA